Proteins from a single region of Hordeum vulgare subsp. vulgare chromosome 6H, MorexV3_pseudomolecules_assembly, whole genome shotgun sequence:
- the LOC123404748 gene encoding receptor kinase-like protein Xa21, with protein sequence MQERPPSCATRHSKGNGGHMSANLPWRLTMLMLLSLLLISCGVRNARCSIVPSDNSMDMLWLLDFKAATDDPTQSLSSWNSSIPHCLWKGVNCSLAHPGRVTALNLTRQTLQGKIAPSLGNLTLLTTLILSSNGFFGQLPTHNRLHRLQYLELGNNKLQGFNPDALRNCSNLSYLDLSFNLITSSLPPNIGSLSSLVQLDLAQNSFFGIIPPSIQNITKLKFLALSNNQIEGNIPVELGHLPDITMLLLGGNMLSGRIPRTLLNNSALSVLDLNSNFLQMKLPSNIGDTLPNLIALQLQDNMFEGKIPASLGNASFLFIIQLSYNNLTGQIPTSFGNLRDMTYLELDHNKLDAKDNQGWKFLDALSNCGSLQVLGLNDNHLNGAIPNSVGNLSTSLKELGFHYNYLSGTVPEGIRNLTGLTMLLLDHNNLTGPIGTWVGNFKNLSVVSLSDNKFTGLIPSSIGSLAQLTELFFSRNNFEGPIPPSLGNLPFLLQLDLSNNSLQGHIPNELFSRLSGMTNCIISYNNLDGPIPPEVSNLKQLTKLDLSSNKLSGQIPVTLGECQGLEILLVDNNFLSGNIPKSMSGLKSLSMLNLSHNNLSGSIATELSNLPYLTQLDLSYNNLQGEIPRDGVFRNATATSVEGNWGLCGGAMDLHMPMCPTVSRKSETEYYLVRALIPLFGFMSLIMLTYVIFFGKKTSQRTYTILLSFGKKFPRVAYNDLAGATGNFSELNLVGRGSYGSVYRGKLTQAKIQVAIKVFDLDMKFADKSFVTECEVLCRIRHRNLVPILTACSTIDNKGDPFKSLIYEFMPNGNLDTWLHNKYLGSSTRCLSLAQRTSTAIGIADALAYLHNDCERQIAHCDLKPTNILLDDDMNAYLGDFGIASLIGHSTLDTSMGLKGTIGYIAPEYGQSGQASTHGDVYSFGIVLLEMLIGKRPTADPMFENELNMVNFVQRSYPDKIHHIIDARLSGECKIYIRTSIGTENAAHGCVLSLMQVALSCTRLIPRERMSIREVANKLHSIQTLYIRETKREQVLLR encoded by the exons ATGCAAGAACGGCCGCCGTCTTGTGCGACCCGCCATAGCAAAG GTAACGGAGGGCATATGTCTGCCAATCTACCGTGGAGACTCACCATGCTTATGCTACTGTCATTGCTCCTCATTTCTTGTGGGGTTCGCAACGCCCGTTGCTCCATAGTCCCTTCTGATAACAGCATGGACATGCTCTGGTTGCTCGATTTCAAGGCCGCAACCGACGACCCAACACAATCCTTAAGCTCTTGGAACAGTAGCATCCCCCATTGCCTGTGGAAGGGCGTCAACTGTAGCCTGGCACACCCAGGGCGTGTCACTGCACTCAACCTCACCCGCCAAACCTTGCAAGGCAAAATCGCTCCCTCTCTTGGAAATCTAACCTTGCTCACAACACTGATTCTCTCCTCAAACGGCTTTTTTGGTCAGTTGCCCACACATAACCGCCTTCATAGGCTGCAATACCTTGAATTGGGCAACAACAAGTTGCAGGGGTTCAATCCTGATGCACTAAGAAATTGCTCCAACTTGTCCTATCTAGACCTTTCTTTCAACTTGATAACTAGCTCACTCCCCCCAAACATCGGTTCCCTCTCCAGCCTTGTCCAATTGGACCTTGCACAAAATAGCTTCTTTGGCATCATCCCACCAAGTATACAAAACATCACCAAATTAAAGTTTCTCGCTCTGTCAAATAATCAGATCGAAGGTAACATTCCGGTTGAGCTTGGGCACTTACCAGATATTACCATGTTGCTTCTAGGGGGTAACATGTTATCCGGTAGAATCCCAAGAACACTTCTAAACAATTCTGCCCTTTCAGTCCTCGACTTGAATTCGAATTTTCTACAAATGAAACTGCCTTCTAACATTGGCGATACTCTTCCAAATCTCATTGCGCTTCAATTGCAGGACAATATGTTCGAGGGTAAAATCCCTGCCTCCCTAGGCAACGCTTCATTCCTATTCATAATACAATTATCATATAACAATCTTACCGGCCAAATTCCGACTTCTTTCGGAAACCTTCGAGATATGACTTATCTAGAACTCGAtcataacaagttggatgcaAAGGACAATCAAGGATGGAAATTCTTAGATGCATTGAGCAATTGTGGTTCTCTGCAAGTCCTCGGGTTAAATGATAATCATTTGAATGGAGCCATACCTAATTCAGTTGGAAATTTGTCGACTAGTCTTAAAGAACTTGGATTCCATTATAACTACTTGTCCGGGACAGTTCCAGAGGGCATACGAAATCTTACTGGCTTAACTATGCTGTTACTTGATCATAATAACCTAACCGGTCCAATTGGAACATGGGTTGGAAATTTTAAAAACTTATCAGTTGTAAGTCTTTCAGATAATAAGTTCACTGGGCTGATTCCATCCTCCATTGGCAGCTTAGCTCAGCTGACCGAACTCttcttctctcgaaataatttcgAAGGTCCTATACCGCCCAGTTTGGGAAACCTTCCATTTCTGTTACAGCTGGATCTTAGTAATAACAGTCTACAGGGCCATATTCCTAATGAGCTCTTTAGTCGTCTCTCTGGAATGACCAATTGCATAATATCCTATAATAACTTAGATGGTCCAATACCTCCGGAGGTTAGCAATCTTAAACAACTTACGAAACTAGACCTTTCATCGAACAAGCTCTCTGGTCAAATCCCTGTCACTTTAGGCGAGTGTCAGGGGTTGGAGATCCTCCTAGTGGACAACAATTTTCTCTCAGGAAACATTCCGAAGTCCATGAGTGGTCTAAAAAGTTTGAGCATGCTCAATCTTTCGCATAATAATTTGTCAGGATCCATCGCAACAGAGCTAAGTAATCTTCCATATCTCACCCAGCTGGATCTGTCTTATAACAATCTACAAGGTGAAATACCAAGAGATGGAGTATTCAGAAATGCTACAGCTACTTCAGTTGAGGGTAATTGGGGGCTCTGTGGAGGTGCCATGGATCTTCACATGCCCATGTGTCCTACTGTTTCCCGGAAATCAGAGACAGAATACTATTTGGTCAGAGCACTGATTCCATTATTTGGCTTCATGTCACTTATAATGCTGACTTATGTTATATTCTTTGGCAAGAAGACGTCACAAAGAACATACACAATTTTGCTTTCTTTTGGTAAGAAGTTCCCTAGAGTTGCTTACAATGATCTAGCTGGAGCTACAGGGAATTTCTCAGAGTTAAACCTTGTCGGAAGAGGAAGCTATGGTTCAGTGTACAGAGGAAAGTTAACTCAAGCTAAAATACAAGTGGCTATAAAGGTTTTTGACCTTGATATGAAATTTGCCGACAAAAGTTTTGTAACCGAATGCGAGGTTCTGTGTAGAATTCGGCACCGGAACCTGGTACCTATCCTAACTGCGTGTTCAACAATAGACAATAAAGGTGATCCTTTCAAATCTCTAATTTATGAATTCATGCCTAATGGAAATTTGGACACATGGTTGCATAACAAATATTTGGGTAGTTCTACAAGATGTTTGAGTTTAGCCCAAAGAACAAGCACAGCCATTGGTATTGCTGATGCATTGGCTTATTTACACAATGATTGTGAAAGGCAGATTGCACATTGTGATTTGAAGCCAACAAATATCCTTCttgatgatgacatgaatgcttaTTTGGGAGATTTTGGCATAGCAAGCCTCATTGGACATTCAACCTTAGACACCTCAATGGGACTGAAGGGAACGATAGGGTACATCGCTCCTG AGTATGGTCAAAGTGGGCAGGCATCAACCCATGGCGACGTTTACAGTTTTGGAATAGTACTCCTAGAGATGCTCATTGGCAAAAGACCAACGGCGGATCCTATGTTTGAGAATGAACTCAACATGGTCAACTTTGTGCAGAGGAGCTATCCGGATAAGATACATCATATCATTGATGCCCGCCTCAGTGGAGAATGCAAGATCTATATCCGAACAAGCATTGGAACAGAAAATGCGGCCCATGGATGCGTACTATCACTCATGCAAGTGGCTTTGTCTTGTACGCGTCTGATCCCAAGGGAACGCATGAGCATAAGAGAAGTAGCCAATAAGTTGCATTCAATCCAAACATTATACATTAGAGAGACCAAGCGAGAGCAAGTCTTGCTTCGCTAG